Below is a genomic region from Rosa chinensis cultivar Old Blush chromosome 5, RchiOBHm-V2, whole genome shotgun sequence.
AAAGATGTTTTGACGAAACCCTACATCCCACTTGCTTCAActtccaccatcaaggaaggaaagtggtacaccagggaaaaggggaaaGCAGTGGAGGTCCTTCCAAGAAAAGAAAGCTGCAGCGtaggtttggagaagccaagCGAACGTTGGAGGCTCTGGATCAGGGTCTGATCAAACCCTCGCAACTGGTCAAATCTCCTGAGCAATATCAGAGAGAGATGAAGGCATTAGCTGCTAAGCCATTGGTGGCTCCCGGCAGTTTTCAAAAGCAAGCACGCTTGGAGTCAGGGGCCTCTAAGCCTAGTGTTTTCTGCAGGATCCCTAAAGAGCGAACACTCCGCCAGCTAGGAAGGCAAGCTCACCAACTAAGCAACCACATGTTAGGCGCAGGTTGTTTCGCGAGGAACCAGATATCAAATCCTAGGTCTTTGAGAGACTGGGAGGCAAGGACAACACTACAGAATCTTTACAGTGAAGGCCTAAAAAAGTCCAAAGTGTGGCGGTCGCCCCCCCAAAACAAAGCACAGCAGTGGAGGCAGTGCAGGAACACAAGCAGTAtgaggtaaaaggccttacagaAGAGTCGTTGGTAGACCGGTTGGCTAAGCAGTTCAACACCGACATCCTGCTTGATGAGCCCAAGCTCAACCTTGAGGAGGGCATGGACGAGACAAATACAGTTGATAcctcttgcaacatggtttacgtgcTTCCGGCGAAGTACGCACTGCCAGTCGCTGCCCAAGAATGTATTGAAACTTAGGAGAACAGTGAACAGCCTCTATAGATTACTTCAACGGCAACGACACCTGTCGAGGAGGCTGTGTTACTGGAAACAGAGGACGCCAACGGGAAAGAGTTCTTCATGGGCTTTACAAGGCCAACCCCAGCAATGGTTCAACACATGAGGCATCTGTACATCACGGCAGAGATTGTTGGTACCAAGGTTGGCCAAATCATGGTTGATACTGGAGCAGTAGTCAATGTCATCACAACAAGAACCATGCATTTACTTGGGattaagaaagagaagatccagTATATATCTCTCACGCTCGCGGGGATTGTAACGAAAACATTGGGTTTATTGTTCCTACGTGTCAAGGTAGGCCTCGTAGAAGGCGTTTATGCTTTTTTCGTGACAGACTGCTACGCAGCTTACAGTGCCATTCTAGGCAGGGATTGGATCCACCGAAGTTACTGTGTTTCGTCAACTCTTCATCAGGAACTGATAATGTGGAACAGGGTAACAGACAAAGCTGAGGTGGTCAAAGTGGATCCTCGCCCGTTCTCTGTTTCCACAAATTATGTAGATTCCAGGTACTACTTGGAGCCTattactccattgcaggtcagtggcatcgatgacaaaggccgccccactgaggtgacgacctctgaattggcatagtgggggctcacgctcgcaaaagaaggcctggccacgctgtgcccaaacccttaaacgattaatggattacgaccttccagaggaaggcatagaggccttccactcgctgtACAAAAGACTGTCCTCGTACCTGGTggaaaagaggcctatgatcggaTCGCGACCTTGGAAATTGTCAATGAGGAGTTCTCTGACCAAGAATAAGAAGACGACAATGAGATTCAGCTGGCTCCAGCGGCGCTGGATGATACTCCTCCTAAGGTCAGGGACCCTACCGAGAAGGTCAATCTTGGAACAGTAGATGAGCCTATGGAGGTGGCTATTAGCGCCTATTTAGAGCCTATCGAaaaacagaggctcattgatTTATTATTGGAATCCAAAGATGCTTCgcggagaaatatgaagacatgccaGGCCTGTCACCAGATTTGGTATGCCATCAGCTACccacactccctgacaagaggcctgtgaagcaagagccACGAAGAATGAACTCTGAGACCCAAGTCCTGGTCAAAGAGGAAGTTGAAAAGATGCACAAGTCAGGCATCATCAGGGTAGCCAAATgcaatcagtggctatccaaCATAGTGCcagttcgcaagaagaatggtaagataCGGGTATGCGTGGACTACAAAGACCTTAATGTCGCTACGCCTAAAGACatctaccccatgccggtcgtgGATATGCTGGTAGACGCAGTAGCGGGACATGAactgttgtccttcatggacggaaTTGTAGGGTATCACCAAATTCAGGTCGCGGAGGAAGACAGACACAAGACCGCGTTCCGTTGCCCAGGGTTCGTGGGTGTTTTTGAATacgtggtcatgccttttggactaaaGAATGCGGGGGCaacatatcagagagccatgaacctgatcttccatgacatatTGGGGAAGATTTTGGAGGTTTATATCGATGACATGGTCGTGAAGTCTAAGAAGAGAGGATACCATATCGTCGATCTTAGAAAAGTCTTCGAGCGAATCCGacaacacaagctcaagatgaaccccACCAAATGCGTTTTCGGAGTTCAGGTTGATGACtttctaggatttataatccaccAGAGAGGAATTGAGGTCCTTGAGGACAAGGCCAGCGCAGTCATCAACGCGTCTCCCCCGCGAACAAAGAAGGAACTACAGCGattgctgggtaagatcaattttttgagacgtttcatctctaactttgcaggtaaaatccagccatTTTCTCCACTGCTGAAGCTGCGGGGACAGAACAAGTTTGTATGGgaaactaaacatcaagaggcttttgacaaaaTTAAGGCCTATTTAGCGAGCCCGCCAGTACTTGTTTCACCTAGAGCTGGATTCCCATTGAAGCTGtatatttcagcagctgaggcttccatcGGAAGCCTACTTGCTCAAGATGACGAGGAAGGCATCGAACATGCCATCTTTTACCTCAATAGGACACTTACAGATTGCGGAACAAGGTATACTCCAATGGAGAAGCTATGTCTTACACTATAtttctcagcatgcaagttatggcactacatgttatccttcaCTACCtgcatcattgctcaaaccGACCGGGTTAAGTATATGCTGTCGCGACCTATTCGGAGAGTTCGCATTGGTAAGTGGGTGCTTGCCTTATCCGAATTCTCGCTACAATACGTTCCACAGAAAGTAGTAAAGGGACAGGCTATCGCAGACTTCCTAGCACATCACCCTATGGTGGCTGTCCCCACAACGAAAGAGTTAGAGATAGCAACCACCACCACTCGACCAGATCTGGCGCGCATTCCAGAATATGTTGTATGGTATCAAACCACAGTCTCCCTTCAACCTTGGGTATTTTTTTTGATGGCTCACGCACAGAAACCCTGGCAGGGGCAGGGGTTGTTCTGGAAAACCCAATAGGTGATCGTTTTTCATATTCTTTCCAGTTGGAGTTTAAGTGCACCAATAACCAAGCAGAatatgaggcccttattattggcctGGAGGTATTATTGGAACTAGGGGTGAGAGACATCCAGGTTCGTGGTGACTCTTTGCTCGTGATCAATCAGCTTCAAGAGAAGTTTCGGTGTGTCAGTTGCTTGCTCGTACCATATTTGAATCGCGTCGTTGAGCTCCTGGACCAATTTGATGACGTGGGTTTGGAGCACATCCCTCGCGAGCGCAATTTCGTGTCCAATGAACTCGCCCAACTGGCTACAAAAATTACATTGAAATATGGGGTTCGCGAGCGCATTCTAAATGTTGGGCGACGCACGCTGCCTTCGTGGCTTGTGCGACCTGACCTGCCTGACGAGCCAATCGTCAGGGTCCTGGAGCTTATTGACGTAGATTGGCGCATCCCTTTGATAGATTACCTCAAGCAGCCAGACCCCATTGCAGACAGGAAGATACGTTTCCTAGCCTTGAATTATTTCCTCAGAGGCGACAAGCTACGTGGACGCGGTGAAAATGGCATCGATTTCAGATGTGTCTATGGCCGCAAAGCAAAACGATTAATACGGGAAGTGCATGAAGGCGTGTGTGGAGCCCATCAAGTGGGTCCTAAGATGCGCTGGCTGATCCGGAGACATGactattattggcccagcattttgaacGATTGTATCGCATTCGCGAAAGGACCAGCTCATTCCTAATATTCTTATGCAGCCtatcattaaaccttggcctgcgcgaggttGGCCTTTGGACTTGATCGGCATGATTCACCCGCATTCTTCACTccagcacaagttcatcatcatcGCTACCGATTTCTTcactaagtgggtggaagctgagcctttgaaggaggcctCCAGGGCCACCATTCGCCACTTCATCTTCCGCAATATTATTTGCAGGTTTGGCATTCCAGAGGTTTTGGTGTCTGACAGAggggcagcgttcatgggtGGTGATGTCGAGAAGCTGGTCAATGATTATGGCATCCAATTTATCCATAGCACGCCTTATTACGCTCAATTCaatggtcaagcggaggccagtAACATGATCATCATTACTCTATTGAAAAAACTGCTTGTGGAGAACCCTCGCCAGTGGCATGACACATTGTATGAGACGTTATGGGCTTATCATACTTCTAAGCGGAACCCTATGGCCACCACCCCTTATGCATTAATGTTTGGCCACAATGCGGTTCTCCCTTTGGAGATCAATGTTCAATCTCTGCGCGTCCAGGATCAACAGCATTTGattggtgaagattatgtccaggctaTGTGGAAAGAGCATGAAGACCTTAGCGGGAAGCGCTTAGAGGCTTTAGACACCTTGGTCATGGAAAAGCAGCAGATCGCTCACGCCTACGATAAGAGGACGCGTGGTTGCAGTTACAAGGAGGGTGAGCTCGTTTGGAAAGCAGTCCTTCCATTTGGCGAAAAGTTGACTGGCCATGGTAAATGGACTCCTCGCTGGGAAGGACCTTTTGTTATTCACCGAATCCTGGAAcgcggggcttttcacctcaaagatttAGACGGTGACCTCCACCGCAACCCCATTAAAGGCAGGTTCCTCAAGAAGTATTACCCCAGTGTTTGGGAATTTGAAGACCCACCAGCGGTTCCTGGAACAGGGGGGCAACCATAGTCTTCTTGGGCTTGCTCCATCCtctccatttaggccaatctgtgGCTTCATCCTCATGTATTCGCTCCGCCTAAGAACACTAGGGGGAAACACTACATATATCTAAaccattcttttcttttgtttcttttgagaCTTTTCTTTCAGTTTTCTTGACAATAGGTGTTAGGAATATATGTAAGGGCCTATACCAGAGACCATATTATATCGTAATTTTTTCAgacaaaattcagaaaatttcatacataaagtggctttgcggccaaaagcaataaTATGTGTTCGAGAAAATTACATTTGCTgtttacaaagccaaaagtggctaaaCATCATAAGGATTTCAGATCTTCTAAGAGCTTCTGGATCTTGCGGCAGGAAGAGGCGGTGAGATGATCATtcttactcttcctctcttcacccacatcTCTTGACTACGAGCTGCAGCTGCTATCGTCTGTACTGGAAGAAGAGGAAAGGAATAATCCATCGCAGCCCTTCCAGTTGGCTATCCTCCAGGATGGAGGTGGAATTAGCACGTTAGCGCAGCCCAGTTGCCTCATCTAGCtccaggggaaaaacagaagtcGATGCGTCAGACCCCAGAGGTAAAATGCGGAAGAAGAACGATCGGCCTCgagtggccttccgcccttc
It encodes:
- the LOC112203941 gene encoding uncharacterized protein LOC112203941, whose protein sequence is MVQHMRHLYITAEIVGTKVGQIMVDTGAVVNVITTRTMHLLGIKKEKIQYISLTLAGIVTKTLGLLFLRVKVGLVEGVYAFFVTDCYAAYSAILGRDWIHRSYCVSSTLHQELIMWNRVTDKAEVVKVDPRPFSVSTNYVDSRCFAEKYEDMPGLSPDLVCHQLPTLPDKRPVKQEPRRMNSETQVLVKEEVEKMHKSGIIRVAKCNQWLSNIVPVRKKNGKIRVCVDYKDLNVATPKDIYPMPVVDMLVDAVAGHELLSFMDGIVGYHQIQVAEEDRHKTAFRCPGFVGVFEYVVMPFGLKNAGATYQRAMNLIFHDILGKILEVYIDDMVVKSKKRGYHIVDLRKVFERIRQHKLKMNPTKCVFGVQVDDFLGFIIHQRGIEVLEDKASAVINASPPRTKKELQRLLGKIQPFSPLLKLRGQNKFVWETKHQEAFDKIKAYLASPPVLVSPRAGFPLKLYISAAEASIGSLLAQDDEEGIEHAIFYLNRTLTDCGTRYTPMEKLCLTLYFSACKLWHYMLSFTTCIIAQTDRVKYMLSRPIRRVRIGKWVLALSEFSLQYVPQKVVKGQAIADFLAHHPMVAVPTTKELEIATTTTRPDLARIPEYVVWYQTTVSLQPWLEFKCTNNQAEYEALIIGLEVLLELGVRDIQVRGDSLLVINQLQEKFRCVSCLLVPYLNRVVELLDQFDDVGLEHIPRERNFVSNELAQLATKITLKYGVRERILNVGRRTLPSWLVRPDLPDEPIVRVLELIDVDWRIPLIDYLKQPDPIADRKIRFLALNYFLRGDKLRGRGENGIDFRCVYGRKAKRLIREVHEGVCGAHQPIIKPWPARGWPLDLIGMIHPHSSLQHKFIIIATDFFTKWVEAEPLKEASRATIRHFIFRNIICRFGIPEVLVSDRGAAFMGGDVEKLVNDYGIQFIHSTPYYAQFNGQAEASNMIIITLLKKLLVENPRQWHDTLYETLWAYHTSKRNPMATTPYALMFGHNAVLPLEINVQSLRVQDQQHLIGEDYVQAMWKEHEDLSGKRLEALDTLVMEKQQIAHAYDKRTRGCSYKEGELVWKAVLPFGEKLTGHGKWTPRWEGPFVIHRILERGAFHLKDLDGDLHRNPIKGRFLKKYYPSVWEFEDPPAVPGTGGQP